A region from the Sulfitobacter sp. D7 genome encodes:
- the soxA gene encoding sulfur oxidation c-type cytochrome SoxA — MKFKAMTAVAALLVAAPMLGMADEEAELVVNGEIEMVTKTDAPAHLEGAVPEIMSGWRFRSAETQQTQMDDFDNPGMIFVDQAQAAWDTAEGSEGKSCASCHNDVESMEGVRAVYPKWNEEAGEVRTLAMQINDCRENQMGAEPYKYTGNDMTAMEALISVQSRGMPVNVAIDGPAQSTWEQGKEMYYTRYGQLELSCANCHEDNYGNMIRADHLSQGQINGFPVYRLKNTKLNSSHARFKGCVRDTRAETFSPGSPEFVALELYVASRGNGLSVEAPSVRN; from the coding sequence ATGAAATTCAAGGCAATGACCGCTGTCGCGGCGCTTTTGGTGGCCGCCCCCATGCTGGGGATGGCCGATGAGGAGGCCGAGCTTGTCGTCAACGGCGAGATCGAGATGGTGACCAAAACCGATGCGCCCGCACATCTTGAGGGGGCAGTGCCGGAAATCATGTCTGGCTGGCGCTTTCGTTCGGCAGAGACCCAGCAAACGCAGATGGACGACTTCGACAACCCCGGCATGATCTTTGTCGACCAAGCGCAAGCGGCTTGGGACACGGCAGAGGGCAGCGAGGGCAAGTCCTGCGCGTCGTGTCACAATGACGTGGAATCGATGGAAGGCGTCCGCGCGGTCTATCCAAAGTGGAACGAAGAGGCGGGCGAAGTGCGCACGCTTGCGATGCAGATCAACGACTGCCGCGAGAACCAGATGGGCGCAGAGCCTTATAAATACACTGGCAACGACATGACCGCGATGGAGGCGCTGATCTCGGTCCAGTCACGCGGCATGCCGGTCAATGTGGCGATCGACGGCCCGGCCCAAAGCACTTGGGAACAGGGCAAAGAGATGTACTACACCCGCTACGGTCAACTTGAGCTGAGCTGCGCCAATTGTCACGAAGACAACTACGGCAACATGATCCGCGCCGACCATCTGAGCCAAGGTCAGATCAACGGCTTTCCGGTGTACCGCCTGAAAAACACCAAGCTCAACAGCAGCCACGCGCGTTTCAAGGGTTGCGTGCGTGACACCCGAGCCGAGACTTTTAGCCCCGGCAGCCCCGAGTTCGTGGCGCTTGAGCTTTACGTCGCCAGCCGCGGCAACGGCCTGTCGGTCGAAGCGCCTTCGGTGCGTAACTGA
- a CDS encoding YeeE/YedE family protein, with the protein MIELLGQPLTAALLGGLGGVLLGLAARLGRFCTLGAIEDLLYGGSSHRMRMWGLAIGVAMLGSFTLGGLGLINIDRAFHLTIAFSWAPAIFGGLIFGYGMALAGTCGFGALARLGGGDLRAFVIVLVMGLAAFAVLSGPLAPARAFLFPRQLNAGPPDGIAHALSALTGGSVPLIGVAVGMVICALMLSARAFRRDFRMVFWSVIAGLAIVSGWAGTAWLAQTGFGAQTLMSHSYAAPVGETLLYAMQGSVRPLSFGIGSVSGVWIGAFLGSLWQGHFRWEACEDPRELRRQIFGAGLMGAGAVIAMGCTIGQGISAISVLAFSGPVTLASIFAGAAIGLRQLIVGFRNNPV; encoded by the coding sequence ATGATTGAGCTTCTGGGCCAGCCGCTGACCGCCGCCCTCTTGGGTGGATTGGGCGGCGTATTGCTGGGCCTTGCCGCACGATTGGGGCGGTTCTGCACTTTGGGCGCGATCGAAGATCTGCTTTACGGCGGCTCCAGCCACCGGATGCGCATGTGGGGTTTGGCCATCGGCGTGGCGATGCTGGGCAGTTTCACCCTAGGCGGTCTTGGCCTGATCAACATCGACCGCGCCTTTCACCTGACCATCGCTTTTTCTTGGGCGCCCGCGATCTTTGGCGGGCTGATCTTCGGCTACGGCATGGCACTGGCGGGCACCTGCGGCTTTGGCGCATTGGCGCGGCTTGGTGGCGGTGATCTGCGCGCCTTCGTCATTGTCTTGGTCATGGGGCTGGCGGCCTTTGCCGTGCTCTCTGGCCCCCTTGCCCCGGCGCGTGCGTTTCTCTTCCCCCGGCAGTTAAACGCAGGCCCGCCCGATGGTATCGCCCATGCGCTCTCCGCGCTCACGGGCGGATCGGTACCGCTGATCGGCGTGGCTGTGGGGATGGTGATCTGCGCCCTTATGCTGAGCGCCCGCGCCTTTCGCCGTGATTTCCGTATGGTCTTTTGGAGCGTGATCGCCGGTCTCGCCATCGTCTCGGGCTGGGCGGGCACGGCGTGGCTGGCGCAAACCGGCTTTGGCGCACAGACGCTCATGTCTCACAGCTATGCCGCCCCCGTGGGAGAGACACTGCTCTACGCCATGCAAGGCTCTGTCCGCCCTCTGAGCTTTGGCATTGGCTCCGTCTCGGGCGTTTGGATCGGCGCTTTCCTCGGCTCTCTCTGGCAAGGGCATTTCCGCTGGGAGGCCTGCGAAGACCCGCGCGAACTGCGGCGCCAGATATTCGGCGCGGGGCTTATGGGCGCTGGCGCAGTGATCGCCATGGGCTGCACCATCGGGCAAGGCATCTCGGCCATATCGGTCTTGGCCTTCAGCGGACCTGTCACCTTGGCGTCGATCTTTGCCGGGGCCGCGATCGGCCTGCGCCAACTGATTGTCGGATTTCGCAACAACCCGGTCTAG
- a CDS encoding c-type cytochrome, with product MSRFLKLALLASAMASPLAAEPLGLGRAATPEEIALWDIDVRPDGLGLPVGSGDVMTGDGIYTEKCSACHGVFGEGTGRWPVLAGGQGSLTNARPVKTIGSYWPYLSTVYDYVNRAMPFGNAQSLTDDEVYAITAYLLYLNDEVDEDFVLSSDNFAEARLPNEEAFKPDDRAEVEFAAFKEDPCMSDCKPSVEITMRAAVLDVTPEETAAKAAAKAEEAQAAEPTPEAPPAEAPAVEVAEAPAADPALIKAGEKVFRKCKSCHQIGAKAKNRVGPVLNGIVDGPAGAVDGFRYSKPMAAAAEAGLVWTESELSAFLASPKGYMKGTKMSFPGVRKEEDIAALIAYLRDASE from the coding sequence ATGTCGAGATTTCTTAAACTTGCGCTGCTGGCCAGCGCCATGGCCAGCCCCCTAGCCGCCGAGCCTCTGGGCCTAGGTCGCGCCGCCACGCCCGAGGAAATCGCTCTATGGGACATCGATGTGCGCCCCGACGGTCTGGGCCTGCCTGTGGGCAGCGGCGACGTGATGACGGGCGACGGTATCTACACCGAGAAATGCTCGGCCTGTCACGGGGTCTTCGGCGAAGGCACAGGCCGCTGGCCGGTGCTGGCAGGCGGGCAGGGCAGCTTGACCAATGCGCGCCCGGTCAAGACGATCGGCAGCTATTGGCCATATCTCTCAACGGTTTACGACTATGTGAATCGGGCGATGCCCTTTGGCAACGCGCAGTCGCTGACCGATGATGAGGTCTATGCCATCACGGCCTATCTGCTCTATCTCAACGATGAGGTGGACGAGGATTTCGTGCTCTCTTCGGACAACTTTGCCGAAGCGCGTCTGCCGAATGAGGAGGCGTTCAAGCCCGATGACCGGGCAGAGGTGGAGTTTGCGGCCTTTAAAGAAGACCCCTGCATGAGCGACTGCAAACCATCGGTCGAAATCACCATGCGCGCCGCCGTGTTGGATGTGACGCCCGAAGAAACCGCCGCCAAAGCCGCCGCCAAGGCCGAAGAGGCACAAGCCGCCGAACCCACCCCCGAAGCGCCGCCCGCCGAGGCACCGGCGGTTGAGGTCGCCGAGGCTCCTGCCGCCGACCCGGCGCTTATCAAAGCCGGCGAAAAGGTGTTCCGCAAATGCAAATCCTGCCACCAGATCGGCGCCAAGGCCAAGAACCGGGTCGGCCCGGTGCTGAACGGCATCGTGGATGGCCCGGCGGGCGCGGTCGATGGGTTCCGGTATTCCAAGCCGATGGCCGCCGCCGCCGAGGCCGGGCTGGTCTGGACCGAAAGTGAGCTGAGCGCGTTTTTGGCAAGCCCCAAAGGCTATATGAAAGGCACGAAAATGTCTTTCCCCGGTGTGCGCAAAGAAGAAGACATCGCCGCGCTGATCGCCTACCTGCGTGATGCGTCGGAGTGA
- the soxX gene encoding sulfur oxidation c-type cytochrome SoxX, with amino-acid sequence MMRWIAAAIVSGAPVLAAAETVAPADVTYDDYGSVEQSLTGTAGDAASGAAIVGNKKAGNCVACHQIGALSDVPFQGEIGPMLDGAGDRWTEAELRGIVANSKMTFEGSMMPSYYKTSGYIRPGDGFTGKAASEPLPPLLDAQQIEDIVAFLVTLKE; translated from the coding sequence ATGATGAGATGGATCGCCGCCGCAATTGTGTCGGGCGCGCCCGTTCTGGCCGCCGCTGAAACCGTGGCACCTGCCGACGTGACCTATGATGACTATGGTTCGGTTGAACAATCCTTGACCGGCACGGCCGGAGACGCCGCCAGCGGTGCCGCCATCGTCGGCAACAAAAAGGCGGGCAACTGCGTGGCCTGCCACCAGATCGGCGCGCTCAGCGATGTGCCTTTCCAAGGTGAGATCGGCCCGATGCTTGACGGGGCGGGCGACCGCTGGACCGAGGCAGAGCTGCGCGGCATCGTTGCCAACAGCAAAATGACCTTCGAAGGCTCGATGATGCCGTCTTACTACAAGACGAGCGGGTACATCCGCCCCGGCGATGGTTTCACCGGCAAGGCCGCGTCTGAGCCGCTGCCGCCCCTGTTGGACGCCCAGCAGATCGAAGATATCGTGGCGTTCTTGGTCACGTTGAAAGAGTAA
- a CDS encoding cytochrome c biogenesis CcdA family protein produces the protein MFDITYAGALLAGLLSFFTPCILPMVPFYLSYMAGLSVTELRGDGAIAPGAQRRLVLSSVLFALGVSTIFVLLGMGATALGQVFTQYLEPLSWVAAAILLVFGLHFLGVIKVPLLYREARLEGGGKPTSIWGAYVMGLAFGFGWTPCVGPALAAILMIASGMGDITRGGLLLAAYGAGMTAPFVVAALFAKPFLNWAARHMALVQKVEKAMGVMLILFAVLIVTGGVQLIADAMIRWFPSFTTLG, from the coding sequence ATGTTCGACATCACCTATGCAGGCGCGCTGCTGGCGGGGCTGCTCAGCTTCTTTACGCCCTGCATTCTGCCTATGGTGCCGTTCTACCTCAGCTATATGGCGGGGCTCAGCGTGACCGAATTGCGTGGCGATGGCGCGATTGCGCCGGGGGCGCAGCGGCGGTTGGTGCTGTCTTCGGTGCTCTTTGCGCTTGGGGTCTCGACGATCTTTGTGCTCTTGGGCATGGGGGCCACAGCCTTGGGGCAGGTGTTTACGCAATACCTTGAGCCGCTGAGCTGGGTGGCGGCGGCGATCTTGTTGGTCTTTGGCCTGCATTTTCTGGGCGTCATCAAGGTGCCGCTGCTCTACCGCGAAGCGCGGTTAGAGGGGGGCGGCAAGCCCACGTCGATCTGGGGCGCCTATGTGATGGGGTTGGCCTTTGGCTTTGGCTGGACGCCCTGTGTGGGCCCGGCGCTGGCGGCGATCTTGATGATTGCCTCGGGCATGGGTGACATCACGCGGGGTGGGCTGCTGTTGGCGGCCTATGGCGCGGGGATGACCGCGCCCTTCGTGGTCGCGGCGCTGTTTGCAAAGCCGTTTCTCAACTGGGCCGCGCGGCATATGGCGCTGGTGCAAAAGGTGGAAAAGGCGATGGGGGTCATGCTGATCCTCTTTGCCGTGCTGATCGTGACGGGCGGGGTGCAATTGATCGCGGATGCGATGATCCGTTGGTTCCCCAGCTTCACGACGTTAGGGTAA
- a CDS encoding ATP-dependent Clp protease proteolytic subunit, with amino-acid sequence MNDPINTYMNTLVPMVVEQTSRGERSYDIFSRLLKERIIFVNGPIHSGMSHLVVAQLLHLEAENPTKEISMYINSPGGEVTAGLSIYDTMQYIKPKVSTLICGMAASMGSVIAIGGEKGMRFALPNAEVMIHQPSGGSQGMAEDILISARHIERTRERMYQLYVKHSGQPLETVQKALDRDLWMTPEEAKEWGHLDEIVESRGKADDAAASGKDKKDK; translated from the coding sequence ATGAACGATCCGATCAACACCTATATGAATACGCTTGTCCCGATGGTGGTTGAGCAGACCAGCCGGGGCGAGCGGTCCTACGACATCTTCTCGCGTTTGCTGAAAGAGCGGATCATTTTCGTCAACGGCCCGATCCACAGCGGGATGAGCCATCTGGTCGTCGCCCAGCTTCTGCACCTTGAGGCGGAGAACCCGACCAAGGAAATCAGCATGTACATCAACTCGCCCGGCGGCGAGGTGACGGCGGGCCTGTCGATCTATGACACGATGCAATACATCAAACCCAAGGTCTCGACCCTGATCTGCGGCATGGCGGCCTCCATGGGGTCGGTCATTGCGATTGGCGGCGAAAAAGGCATGCGTTTCGCGCTGCCCAACGCCGAAGTGATGATCCACCAGCCGTCGGGCGGCTCGCAGGGCATGGCCGAAGACATCCTGATCTCGGCCCGCCATATCGAGCGGACCCGCGAGCGGATGTACCAGCTTTACGTCAAACATTCCGGCCAGCCGCTGGAAACCGTTCAAAAAGCGCTCGACCGTGACCTGTGGATGACCCCCGAAGAAGCCAAAGAATGGGGCCACTTGGATGAGATCGTCGAAAGCCGTGGCAAGGCCGATGATGCCGCCGCCAGCGGCAAAGACAAGAAAGACAAGTAA
- a CDS encoding thioredoxin family protein has protein sequence MIISRIGAAVAAAVLAWPLAAAELGDDGLHKTAWMRDTFKDLREDLEEAGAEDKRLMLMFEQRGCIYCTKMHEEVFPAAEIADYIEENYFVVQLNLHGDIEVTDFDGETLSEKQMARKWGILFTPTMMFLPPEVAEGATAPQAAVAVMPGAFGKGTTLDMLTWVNEERYALEGAEDFQRYHARMIQERNNGSTD, from the coding sequence ATGATTATCTCAAGGATAGGGGCCGCAGTGGCGGCAGCGGTGCTGGCTTGGCCATTGGCCGCGGCGGAACTGGGCGACGACGGGCTGCACAAGACGGCATGGATGCGCGACACCTTCAAAGACCTGCGCGAGGATCTGGAGGAGGCCGGGGCCGAGGACAAGCGCTTGATGCTGATGTTCGAGCAGCGCGGCTGTATCTACTGCACAAAAATGCATGAGGAAGTCTTTCCCGCCGCTGAGATCGCCGATTACATCGAAGAAAACTACTTCGTTGTGCAGCTAAACTTGCATGGCGATATCGAAGTGACCGATTTCGATGGCGAGACCCTCTCGGAAAAGCAGATGGCGCGGAAATGGGGGATTCTCTTTACCCCGACGATGATGTTCCTCCCGCCTGAGGTGGCCGAAGGCGCGACAGCGCCGCAAGCCGCGGTGGCAGTGATGCCGGGCGCATTTGGCAAGGGCACGACGCTGGATATGCTGACGTGGGTCAATGAGGAACGCTACGCCCTTGAGGGGGCTGAGGATTTCCAACGCTACCACGCGCGGATGATCCAAGAGCGCAACAATGGCAGCACGGATTGA
- the soxY gene encoding thiosulfate oxidation carrier protein SoxY encodes MNFSRRETFGLGLGAVALTMLPVGASAATVDELIAEFTGGADMADTGVTLTAPEIAENGNTVPISVEAPGASAIMVLATGNPTPPVGTFNFGPLAGSRSASTRIRLATTQDVVAIAKLEDGTFARTSAEIKVTIGGCGG; translated from the coding sequence ATGAACTTCTCAAGACGTGAAACTTTCGGCCTCGGCCTTGGTGCCGTGGCGCTGACCATGCTGCCCGTGGGGGCCTCTGCCGCCACGGTCGACGAGCTGATCGCGGAATTCACAGGCGGGGCCGATATGGCCGACACCGGCGTGACCCTGACCGCCCCCGAAATTGCTGAGAACGGCAACACCGTGCCAATCTCGGTCGAAGCGCCGGGTGCTTCCGCGATCATGGTGCTGGCCACTGGCAACCCGACACCGCCCGTCGGCACCTTCAACTTCGGCCCCTTGGCAGGGAGCCGCAGCGCCTCCACCCGCATTCGTTTGGCCACGACCCAAGACGTTGTTGCCATCGCCAAGCTGGAAGACGGCACATTCGCCCGCACCAGCGCAGAGATCAAAGTCACAATCGGCGGCTGCGGCGGCTAA
- the soxC gene encoding sulfite dehydrogenase, translated as MTDENQTGPSRRAFLTGAGAVAAGTLAGRASAQTDPAIAIHPWMQELGDGVDAAPYGMPSPHEADVKRRTVEWLTADPVSSINFTPLHDLDGTITPNGLCFERHHSGVARVDPAQHRLMIHGLVDKPLVLTMEDLKRFPRQNHVYFLECAANSGMEWRGSQLNGCQFTHGMIHNVMYTGVPLRLVLEEAGIKPEGKWLLAEGADAAAMTRSIPMEKALDDCLVAFKMNGEALRPEQGYPVRLVVPGWEGNMWVKWLRRLEVGDQPWHHREETSKYTDLMADGVARRFTWEMDAKSVITSPSPQAPITHGPGPTVLTGLAWSGRGTIPRVDVTLDGGITWHQARMDGPSTPKALHRFYYDFEWDGKPLLLQSRAHDSTGYVQPTKNALREIRGENSIYHNNGIQTWAVDADGKAENVEIS; from the coding sequence ATGACCGACGAAAACCAAACTGGGCCATCGCGCCGTGCCTTTCTGACAGGGGCAGGGGCGGTGGCCGCAGGGACGCTGGCGGGCCGCGCCAGCGCCCAGACGGACCCGGCAATTGCCATTCATCCGTGGATGCAGGAATTGGGCGACGGCGTTGATGCCGCGCCTTACGGGATGCCATCACCGCATGAGGCGGATGTGAAACGCCGCACAGTGGAGTGGCTCACTGCCGATCCGGTAAGCTCGATCAATTTCACGCCGCTGCATGACCTCGACGGGACGATCACCCCCAATGGTCTGTGTTTTGAACGTCACCACTCGGGCGTTGCCCGCGTTGATCCGGCCCAGCATCGGTTGATGATCCACGGGTTGGTCGACAAGCCCTTGGTGCTGACCATGGAAGACCTCAAGCGGTTTCCCCGGCAGAACCACGTCTACTTCCTTGAATGTGCAGCGAATTCCGGGATGGAGTGGCGCGGTTCACAGCTTAATGGCTGCCAGTTTACCCACGGCATGATCCATAACGTCATGTACACCGGCGTGCCGCTGCGGCTGGTGCTGGAAGAGGCGGGAATCAAGCCCGAGGGCAAGTGGCTGCTTGCCGAAGGGGCCGATGCCGCTGCCATGACGCGCTCAATCCCGATGGAAAAGGCGCTCGACGATTGTCTCGTCGCCTTCAAGATGAACGGTGAAGCGCTGCGCCCCGAACAGGGCTACCCGGTGCGTCTGGTTGTGCCGGGTTGGGAGGGCAACATGTGGGTGAAATGGCTGCGCCGCCTCGAAGTGGGCGATCAACCTTGGCACCACCGTGAAGAAACCAGCAAATACACCGACCTCATGGCCGATGGCGTGGCGCGGCGCTTCACTTGGGAGATGGATGCGAAATCCGTCATCACCAGCCCGAGCCCGCAGGCTCCGATCACCCACGGGCCGGGGCCGACCGTACTGACAGGTCTGGCGTGGTCGGGTCGCGGCACCATTCCGCGCGTTGATGTGACCCTTGATGGCGGTATTACATGGCATCAGGCGCGGATGGACGGGCCAAGCACGCCCAAGGCGCTGCACCGTTTCTACTATGATTTCGAATGGGACGGAAAACCGCTGCTTTTGCAAAGCCGTGCGCATGACAGCACCGGTTATGTCCAGCCCACCAAAAATGCCCTGCGCGAAATCCGGGGCGAGAATTCGATCTACCACAACAATGGCATCCAGACTTGGGCTGTTGACGCAGACGGAAAGGCCGAAAATGTCGAGATTTCTTAA
- the soxZ gene encoding thiosulfate oxidation carrier complex protein SoxZ encodes MAEGVTPRVKVPKKAETGEVITIKTLISHPMESGQRKDGDGNVIPRSIINRFTAEFNGESVIDVKMEPAMSTNPYFEFDATVPEAGDFKFTWYDDDGSVYEEVKSITVG; translated from the coding sequence ATGGCAGAAGGTGTAACCCCTCGCGTCAAAGTGCCGAAAAAAGCCGAGACAGGTGAGGTCATCACGATCAAGACCCTTATCAGCCACCCGATGGAATCGGGCCAGCGCAAAGACGGCGACGGCAACGTCATCCCGCGTTCGATCATCAACCGCTTCACCGCCGAATTCAATGGCGAGAGCGTGATCGACGTGAAGATGGAACCGGCGATGTCGACCAACCCCTATTTCGAATTTGACGCCACCGTGCCAGAGGCCGGCGACTTCAAATTCACGTGGTACGATGACGACGGTTCGGTCTACGAAGAAGTCAAATCCATCACGGTCGGCTGA
- a CDS encoding ArsR/SmtB family transcription factor, which produces MTALPVMTPDMSEEDMDRMLTNAVTASNFLKAISHEGRLMILCHLVSGEKSVSELEALLSTRQAAVSQQLSRLRLEGLVTPRRDGKTIYYRLADDRPRKMLELVYELFCKDD; this is translated from the coding sequence ATGACAGCCCTGCCCGTGATGACACCCGACATGTCTGAAGAAGACATGGACCGGATGCTGACCAATGCCGTGACCGCATCGAATTTCCTCAAGGCGATCAGCCATGAGGGACGGTTGATGATCCTGTGTCATCTCGTTTCGGGAGAGAAATCAGTGAGCGAGCTAGAGGCGCTGCTTTCGACCCGGCAGGCGGCAGTATCACAGCAACTCTCGCGGCTCAGGCTCGAAGGTTTGGTGACACCGCGGCGCGACGGTAAAACGATATACTACCGACTTGCCGATGATCGGCCCCGCAAAATGCTGGAACTGGTCTACGAATTATTCTGCAAGGATGATTGA
- the soxB gene encoding thiosulfohydrolase SoxB gives MLSRRDFLQMSMAAASIYGGSGFGNWARLAAQDRFDQDALLEFEKFGNVTLMHVTDIHAQLKPIYFREPSVNIGVGDNRGKVPHITGEDFRIRYGIGGGTPLDYALTYDDFVAQAQAYGKVGGLDRVATVLNAIRADRPDALLLDGGDTWHGSMTCLKTQGQDMVNVMNALKPDAMTFHWEFTLGSERVQEMVEGLPFAALGQNIFDREWDEPAELFKPYEFFERGGVKIAVIGQAFPYMPIANPGWMFPEYSFGIRDEHMQEMVDEVRAQGAELVVCLSHNGFDVDKKMAGIVKGIDVILSGHTHDALPEPVLVGQTHIIASGSNGKFVSRVDLDVRDGKMMGIRHKLIPIFSDLITPDQEVAKLIDAQRAPYLDELTHVVGQSDALLYRRGNFNGTWDDLICDALLSERDAEIALSPGVRWGPSILPGQDITREDIFNVTSMTYPNAYRTEMTGEFLKVVLEDVGDNLFNPDPYYQQGGDMVRVGGMGFKMDIAKPQGERISDMTLLSSGEPIDPQRNYVVAGWASVNEGTEGPPIWDVVESHIAKLGTVSDGARTPVEIVLPD, from the coding sequence ATGCTGTCTCGCCGCGATTTTTTGCAAATGTCTATGGCTGCGGCCTCCATCTACGGCGGCTCGGGCTTCGGCAACTGGGCGCGGCTGGCGGCGCAGGACCGTTTCGATCAGGACGCGCTTCTGGAATTCGAGAAGTTCGGCAATGTCACCCTGATGCATGTGACCGACATCCACGCGCAGCTGAAGCCGATCTATTTCCGTGAGCCATCGGTCAACATCGGCGTCGGCGACAACCGCGGCAAGGTGCCCCATATCACCGGCGAGGATTTCCGCATTCGCTATGGCATCGGCGGCGGCACGCCGCTGGATTACGCGCTGACCTATGATGATTTCGTCGCCCAAGCGCAGGCCTACGGCAAGGTGGGCGGGCTTGACCGCGTAGCGACCGTGCTCAACGCGATCCGCGCCGACCGGCCTGATGCGCTGCTTTTGGACGGCGGGGATACGTGGCACGGCTCGATGACCTGTCTCAAGACCCAAGGGCAGGACATGGTCAACGTGATGAACGCGCTGAAGCCCGACGCGATGACCTTCCATTGGGAGTTTACGTTGGGGTCGGAACGGGTGCAGGAGATGGTCGAGGGGCTGCCCTTTGCCGCCCTTGGCCAGAACATCTTTGACCGCGAATGGGACGAGCCTGCGGAACTGTTCAAACCCTACGAGTTTTTCGAGCGCGGCGGCGTGAAGATCGCCGTGATCGGGCAGGCTTTCCCCTACATGCCCATCGCCAACCCTGGCTGGATGTTCCCCGAATATTCCTTTGGCATCCGCGATGAGCATATGCAGGAGATGGTCGACGAGGTCCGCGCGCAAGGCGCCGAACTGGTCGTCTGCCTCAGCCACAATGGCTTTGATGTCGACAAGAAGATGGCCGGGATCGTCAAGGGGATCGACGTGATCCTGTCGGGTCACACCCATGACGCGCTGCCCGAACCGGTGTTGGTGGGGCAGACGCATATCATCGCCTCTGGCTCGAACGGGAAATTCGTTTCCCGCGTGGATCTGGACGTGCGCGATGGCAAGATGATGGGCATCCGGCACAAGCTGATCCCAATTTTCTCGGACCTCATCACACCCGATCAAGAGGTGGCCAAGTTGATCGACGCGCAGCGTGCGCCTTATCTGGATGAGTTGACCCATGTGGTCGGGCAGTCCGACGCGCTGCTCTACCGCCGGGGTAACTTCAACGGCACGTGGGATGACCTCATCTGCGACGCCCTGCTGAGCGAACGCGATGCCGAGATCGCGCTGAGCCCCGGTGTGCGGTGGGGGCCGTCGATCCTGCCGGGCCAAGACATCACGCGCGAAGATATCTTTAACGTTACCTCGATGACCTATCCCAATGCCTATCGCACGGAAATGACAGGGGAATTTCTGAAGGTCGTGCTGGAAGACGTGGGCGACAACCTGTTCAACCCCGACCCCTATTACCAGCAGGGCGGCGACATGGTGCGCGTCGGCGGCATGGGCTTTAAAATGGACATCGCCAAGCCGCAGGGTGAGCGGATCAGCGACATGACCTTGCTCAGTTCCGGTGAGCCGATTGACCCGCAGCGGAACTATGTCGTCGCCGGATGGGCCTCTGTCAACGAGGGCACCGAAGGGCCGCCGATTTGGGATGTGGTCGAAAGCCATATCGCTAAATTGGGAACGGTTTCCGATGGCGCACGCACGCCAGTGGAAATCGTTCTGCCAGACTGA